A region of Cardinium endosymbiont of Sogatella furcifera DNA encodes the following proteins:
- a CDS encoding HD domain-containing protein, with amino-acid sequence MLSFQALFLTLIVVSFFLLRASYAREKLIKLKPSNAVIGYTGCYVIITTAVLSYIGKGLIYWYTLQFAAGVWLIGYAIVSKKEVPAWEVTRFWLIGALFCLPINLLWHWWRLTDYPFLLKLSLAHCSVILSAFPWPLGMAILAVMLWAIIYVFYSVDHVIELTDDMIALLGFSILIFTMIIYVKVQIADYRAHNRHLKHKAKLKRAQDYTFKLKQIRRHLHLNATEDYSERDMTFLQKVVEEVMESPLFLEDEPLYKENLGTIVHKFSAWSIFLRHYTQSKIHLPLLPTEIVLGALFQEVEVALSGSSDAAPKLIIAPKNLDLTTKVICDVRQVTHLLVAVILRTAHVSQGASIRIQLHTTQLKYHKYAPIKKQRFPDITFPAIALVVSSAEVPLATLPSVHTHYEDITEGRELIGTLNEVISESVNVQKQPIERMVRAHYGYLQFPASKQKAILLVLPCQVTAVRDEMLANITVANRLINRSEIDASMVVLRKFNDYVCKMCNIHIGVLDEIFLLLRRCYAFKRHLSGELFYVRAVGIARLVTDWVAYVPEPIYAALLYDLVVYADLPLSYIKANYSLDIFSFVQSIVSIGDRRDIEPSGLYVDNQRNKVVNRDQLFVLCIKLAERLYDLRHAYGYAHKLQVSDMAKETLTVDICLAKKYLDGDIVELLETAAQEALQMCFEKG; translated from the coding sequence ATGTTATCATTCCAAGCTTTATTTCTTACCCTTATAGTCGTCTCTTTTTTCTTATTGCGCGCTTCTTATGCACGTGAAAAGCTCATCAAGCTTAAGCCGAGTAATGCTGTAATTGGCTATACCGGTTGTTATGTGATCATCACTACTGCGGTATTAAGCTATATAGGTAAGGGTTTGATCTATTGGTATACCCTCCAATTCGCTGCAGGTGTTTGGCTGATAGGTTATGCCATTGTTTCTAAGAAAGAAGTGCCAGCTTGGGAAGTGACGCGATTTTGGCTAATAGGTGCTCTATTTTGCCTACCCATTAATTTACTTTGGCATTGGTGGCGTCTAACCGATTATCCATTTTTATTAAAATTATCTCTAGCGCATTGCTCTGTAATCCTATCTGCCTTTCCCTGGCCTTTAGGGATGGCTATTTTAGCAGTTATGTTGTGGGCCATTATATATGTCTTTTATTCTGTGGATCATGTGATCGAATTGACGGATGATATGATTGCTCTACTTGGGTTTAGCATATTGATTTTTACCATGATTATTTACGTTAAAGTCCAAATAGCTGATTACCGAGCCCACAATCGTCACTTAAAGCATAAAGCTAAGTTGAAACGAGCGCAAGATTATACATTCAAGCTAAAGCAAATTAGGCGTCATCTACATCTTAATGCTACGGAGGATTATTCAGAAAGGGATATGACTTTTTTGCAGAAAGTAGTGGAAGAAGTGATGGAATCCCCTTTGTTTTTAGAAGATGAGCCCCTGTATAAGGAGAATTTGGGTACTATTGTGCATAAGTTTTCTGCATGGTCTATCTTTTTAAGACATTATACTCAATCTAAAATACATTTACCATTGCTACCCACTGAAATAGTTCTAGGTGCATTATTCCAGGAAGTAGAAGTGGCTTTAAGCGGCTCAAGCGACGCTGCGCCAAAGCTGATCATAGCACCAAAAAATCTTGATTTGACTACTAAGGTCATATGTGATGTGCGCCAGGTTACCCATTTATTGGTAGCTGTTATTTTGCGTACTGCTCACGTAAGTCAAGGTGCATCTATACGCATTCAACTCCATACCACGCAGTTAAAATATCATAAATATGCCCCTATTAAGAAACAACGTTTCCCCGACATTACCTTTCCAGCCATAGCTTTAGTAGTGAGCAGTGCGGAGGTACCATTGGCCACACTACCTTCAGTGCATACGCATTATGAGGATATTACAGAGGGAAGAGAACTCATAGGCACACTTAATGAGGTTATTTCAGAAAGTGTAAATGTGCAAAAGCAGCCCATAGAAAGGATGGTGCGGGCCCATTATGGTTATCTCCAATTTCCTGCTTCTAAACAAAAGGCTATCTTATTGGTTTTGCCTTGCCAGGTAACCGCCGTTCGCGATGAGATGCTCGCCAATATAACGGTTGCAAATAGGCTTATCAACAGAAGTGAAATAGATGCTTCCATGGTAGTATTAAGAAAATTTAATGATTATGTATGCAAAATGTGTAATATCCATATAGGTGTGCTGGATGAAATATTTCTATTGCTCAGGCGTTGCTATGCCTTTAAGCGTCATCTGTCGGGCGAATTGTTCTATGTTCGTGCGGTAGGTATTGCACGTTTGGTAACAGATTGGGTAGCTTATGTACCTGAACCCATCTATGCTGCTTTGTTGTATGATTTAGTAGTCTATGCCGACTTGCCGCTTTCATATATTAAGGCGAATTATAGCCTAGATATTTTTTCTTTTGTACAATCTATTGTATCTATAGGTGACCGTCGAGACATAGAGCCATCTGGCCTCTATGTCGATAATCAGCGGAATAAGGTGGTGAACAGAGATCAGCTTTTTGTGCTTTGTATTAAATTGGCTGAGCGGCTGTATGACTTACGACATGCTTATGGTTATGCCCATAAGTTACAGGTGTCCGATATGGCCAAAGAGACGCTTACAGTAGATATTTGCTTGGCAAAGAAATATTTGGATGGCGACATAGTAGAGCTCTTGGAAACGGCCGCCCAAGAGGCATTGCAGATGTGCTTTGAAAAAGGATGA
- the ffh gene encoding signal recognition particle protein, producing the protein MFQSLSKNLEKAIKSLKGQGRITEINIAATIKEIRRSLVQADVHYKIAKQVTDAIKQKAIGTNVLTSVSPGQLFTKLVQDALTDLMGGTHSEVRLTGHPAVILVAGLQGAGKTTLTGKLAHYYQKKNKRPLLVACDVYRPAAAEQLKKLGAGLNISVYTEPAETNPYTIAQNAIQEAKNKAMDLVIVDTAGRLAIDEVMMQEIRILKENLKPSATLFVVDAMAGQDAVTTAQAFNKQLNFDGVVLTKLDGDARGGAALSIRSVVDKPIKFISTGEKMEDLDLFHPDRMASRILGMGDVISFVERAEAVYNEEQQRSLQQKIKTNQFNLEDLVNQIKQIKKIGSLKEMVSMLPGLGKAVQDLPLDDNMFNSCEVIIASMTPKERRNPPIIDQSRRERIARGSGKTIQEVHQLLKQFDMMHKMMKKIPKEGFNLFGSLPGFLKKPR; encoded by the coding sequence ATGTTTCAGAGCCTTAGCAAAAACCTAGAAAAAGCAATAAAGTCCTTAAAAGGGCAAGGTCGCATTACAGAAATAAACATTGCTGCTACCATAAAAGAAATCCGTAGAAGTCTGGTTCAGGCAGACGTACATTACAAGATAGCCAAGCAAGTTACAGATGCGATTAAACAAAAAGCCATTGGCACCAATGTGCTTACATCTGTTTCACCGGGTCAGCTCTTTACAAAACTGGTTCAAGACGCCTTAACCGATTTAATGGGTGGCACACATAGTGAAGTACGTCTTACGGGTCATCCAGCTGTTATACTAGTAGCCGGTCTACAAGGAGCCGGGAAAACCACCTTAACAGGCAAACTGGCACATTACTACCAAAAGAAAAATAAAAGACCCCTCTTAGTGGCTTGTGACGTCTACAGACCTGCAGCAGCTGAACAACTTAAAAAACTAGGTGCAGGGCTTAATATAAGTGTTTATACAGAGCCAGCAGAAACCAATCCCTATACGATTGCGCAAAATGCCATTCAAGAAGCTAAAAACAAAGCCATGGACCTTGTGATTGTAGATACTGCAGGTCGTTTGGCTATTGATGAGGTGATGATGCAAGAGATTCGCATACTAAAAGAAAACTTAAAACCCTCTGCAACGCTTTTTGTAGTGGATGCCATGGCAGGCCAAGACGCGGTTACCACCGCACAAGCTTTTAATAAGCAGCTTAATTTTGATGGAGTAGTACTTACCAAACTAGATGGAGATGCCCGTGGAGGTGCAGCCCTTTCTATTCGTAGTGTAGTAGATAAGCCTATTAAGTTCATCAGCACAGGTGAAAAGATGGAGGATCTAGATCTTTTTCATCCTGATCGTATGGCCAGCCGTATCCTGGGCATGGGGGATGTGATTTCCTTTGTAGAACGTGCAGAAGCCGTTTATAACGAAGAACAACAACGTAGTTTACAACAAAAAATCAAAACCAATCAATTTAACTTGGAAGACTTGGTGAACCAAATCAAACAAATTAAAAAAATAGGGAGCCTAAAAGAAATGGTGAGCATGCTACCTGGGCTAGGAAAAGCAGTGCAAGACCTACCGCTAGACGACAATATGTTTAACAGTTGTGAAGTAATCATAGCCTCTATGACGCCTAAAGAAAGAAGGAATCCACCTATTATTGACCAAAGTCGTCGGGAACGTATTGCACGTGGCAGCGGGAAAACGATCCAAGAGGTGCATCAATTACTTAAACAGTTTGACATGATGCATAAAATGATGAAAAAAATACCTAAAGAAGGATTCAACTTATTCGGCAGCTTGCCTGGGTTCCTTAAAAAACCAAGGTAA
- a CDS encoding trigger factor has translation MDIQFNKINPNYGVIVITLYEPDYKSFVDKQLKHYAQHVRLKGFRLGAVPADLIKKMYGLSILAEELDKVAGAALKDYITQSSIPIFIEPLCTTPAKTMDLQNQHTFTFSYEVGLMEERSIVLGPDIFVTEFEIDRVESKLVDEFLIGLQLVHGQSVQLEASALDAILQGTLIDSTEAVGLDIRIAIMHIPEHLRAPFIGLRVGDKVMVTEEMLEGHFSALLGISFGQLATFKRCPSAWPAIFTVGSILRVAPAPIEPELFDRVLGKGVAGSESEFREAIGKIILFDKRTEARHAFYAQLREAFCKHNVVNLPEDYLKRWLFFNNPEATLKEVEDYYHAHEESLKWEILLGSIVRQNGLAVTSSDVVDETKRAYLDYAHNNGLQIDTSDAAIHAGALSFLQGNEGSKYYSKLHNQLSRDKAINFIKEQITVVTETVTAEAFDARR, from the coding sequence TTGGATATCCAGTTTAATAAAATTAATCCTAATTATGGGGTTATTGTCATTACGTTATATGAACCTGATTATAAGTCATTTGTAGATAAGCAGCTGAAGCATTATGCGCAGCATGTTCGTTTGAAAGGTTTCAGATTGGGGGCTGTTCCTGCAGATCTTATTAAAAAGATGTATGGTCTTTCTATTCTTGCTGAGGAGCTAGATAAAGTGGCTGGAGCTGCTTTAAAGGATTACATTACCCAATCGTCTATTCCCATTTTTATAGAGCCACTTTGCACGACCCCTGCTAAAACGATGGATCTTCAAAATCAACATACGTTTACCTTCTCTTATGAAGTTGGGTTAATGGAAGAGCGTTCTATTGTATTAGGTCCTGATATTTTTGTTACTGAGTTTGAAATAGATCGTGTTGAGTCTAAGTTGGTGGATGAGTTTTTAATAGGGTTGCAACTTGTGCATGGTCAATCTGTTCAGCTTGAAGCGAGTGCACTAGACGCTATATTACAGGGTACACTTATAGATAGTACCGAGGCAGTTGGTCTGGATATTCGTATTGCTATCATGCATATTCCTGAGCATTTACGTGCACCATTTATAGGGCTTCGTGTGGGTGATAAGGTGATGGTCACAGAGGAAATGTTGGAGGGGCATTTTTCTGCCCTTTTAGGTATAAGTTTTGGTCAGCTTGCTACCTTTAAAAGATGTCCGTCTGCTTGGCCAGCTATTTTTACGGTTGGTAGCATCCTTCGTGTTGCCCCAGCGCCTATTGAGCCTGAGCTTTTTGATCGTGTATTAGGCAAAGGAGTTGCTGGTTCTGAAAGTGAGTTTAGAGAGGCTATTGGTAAAATTATCTTATTCGACAAACGTACAGAAGCGCGTCATGCCTTCTATGCGCAGCTACGAGAGGCGTTTTGTAAGCATAACGTAGTTAACCTGCCAGAGGATTATCTTAAAAGATGGCTTTTCTTCAATAATCCAGAGGCTACGCTTAAAGAGGTAGAAGACTACTATCATGCCCATGAAGAAAGCTTAAAATGGGAAATCCTCTTAGGCAGTATAGTGCGTCAGAATGGCTTAGCTGTTACGTCATCGGATGTAGTAGATGAGACCAAACGCGCATATCTTGATTATGCCCATAACAATGGTTTACAAATCGACACCAGTGATGCTGCTATTCATGCAGGTGCTCTTTCTTTTCTACAGGGTAATGAAGGGAGTAAATATTATTCCAAATTGCATAATCAGTTGAGTAGAGATAAGGCTATAAATTTTATAAAAGAACAAATAACTGTAGTAACTGAAACGGTTACGGCTGAAGCATTTGATGCAAGAAGATAG
- a CDS encoding NAD(P)H-dependent glycerol-3-phosphate dehydrogenase — MASKQLNKMVAVLGAGKFGTAIANIVAPNAHRVFLYTHKSEQAFAAQSSRSVADQLLAANVVVTNDWVMVLRTCSVIFPVVPAAKFRGLMRQIAAALRPDHILIHGTKGLDFSQDGRLPNHHGVTMSGVMLEETVVKQVGCLAGPNLSAELAQKYPAVTVIASASQKVLTVGAQLLTNDWFYVYLAPDLLSVEVCSVLKNIFAIGAGIIGGMGYPSNTYAFFITMAISEMRYIMTTMRISKSALLGPAGLGDLIATCGSTASRNYTIGYRLAKGETLADILRTTNEVAEGVQTVKAMHQLMQSYGKQAPITAAIYRMLFEELPVQQGFNDWLGG; from the coding sequence ATGGCTTCGAAGCAATTGAATAAAATGGTAGCGGTTTTAGGAGCTGGCAAGTTTGGCACTGCCATTGCCAATATAGTGGCACCTAATGCGCATCGTGTATTTTTATATACGCATAAATCGGAACAGGCTTTTGCTGCGCAAAGCAGTCGCAGTGTTGCGGATCAGCTACTCGCAGCTAATGTGGTCGTTACGAATGATTGGGTAATGGTCTTGCGCACCTGTTCTGTTATTTTTCCAGTAGTACCTGCTGCTAAATTTCGTGGATTGATGCGACAGATCGCTGCAGCGCTTAGACCAGACCATATCCTGATACATGGCACCAAAGGATTGGATTTTTCTCAAGATGGTCGATTGCCTAACCATCATGGGGTTACTATGAGTGGCGTAATGCTGGAAGAGACGGTGGTAAAACAGGTTGGTTGTTTAGCTGGTCCTAATTTGTCCGCGGAGTTGGCGCAAAAGTATCCTGCTGTTACCGTCATTGCCAGTGCTAGTCAAAAGGTGTTAACGGTAGGTGCACAACTTTTAACCAATGATTGGTTTTATGTCTACCTGGCTCCTGATTTGCTCAGTGTGGAAGTATGTAGTGTGTTAAAAAATATTTTTGCCATTGGTGCTGGTATCATAGGAGGCATGGGTTATCCATCTAATACCTATGCTTTTTTCATAACCATGGCCATCTCAGAAATGCGTTACATCATGACCACAATGCGCATCAGCAAAAGTGCCTTATTAGGGCCAGCAGGTCTAGGAGATTTAATCGCCACTTGTGGCAGCACGGCTAGTAGAAATTATACCATTGGTTATCGGTTGGCTAAAGGTGAAACATTAGCCGATATCTTACGTACAACCAATGAGGTTGCCGAAGGGGTGCAGACGGTTAAAGCCATGCACCAACTGATGCAGTCTTATGGGAAACAGGCACCTATAACAGCAGCCATTTATCGCATGCTTTTTGAGGAACTGCCCGTGCAGCAAGGGTTTAATGATTGGTTGGGTGGCTGA
- a CDS encoding 1-acyl-sn-glycerol-3-phosphate acyltransferase, whose amino-acid sequence MSTQDLLIPIVSQSSHWPITLLHKQHKAFLREVVDKSFKSLCARHSTDAALYRVLEQTTSRELARIASDPWACDPKDDRRFWEAMSDSIASKVAATKLLQQVIERYVKEICSYFSVRHYRFIATMTHHTFINLLKPACFGSGVERWTFRYQRLQEKFHLMGQTDMLRALAQIGTLVLVPTHTSNWDSVVVGLAMKQLGLPPLTWGAGLNLFNHKGFRYIFNKLGTYKVDRRKKMIPYLQVQKDYACLILEWGCHMLFYPGGTRSRSGALESDLKLGFLGTPFDAQANNFHNHGPGAKKLFIVPIVLNYHCVLEAYQLIRESVQVEGSGAVLAQQGCCYTNLLFSKNILFKGSEIFISIGSPLDVMGNRVDKEGRSYDAQGQVIDLYQQFLDLPIQTVTRKRSDDYVRALSHKIVAAYHRINPVLSSHLVAFVAYELAQKRASFSMGLRDIIIPHADFMVAFAHTYKALQQLYIAKKIDFSPIVRDGSLDAIAQDGWTKLGSYHAQAPLVVMEGGDLLIQDLLTLYYYHNRLTGYGFEAIE is encoded by the coding sequence ATGTCTACCCAAGATCTGTTGATACCTATTGTCTCTCAATCCAGTCATTGGCCCATTACTCTACTTCATAAACAGCATAAAGCTTTTTTGCGGGAAGTAGTGGATAAAAGCTTTAAATCTTTGTGTGCACGCCATTCTACAGATGCAGCGCTTTACCGGGTATTGGAACAGACTACTTCTAGGGAATTGGCAAGAATAGCATCAGATCCATGGGCCTGTGATCCTAAAGATGACCGACGCTTTTGGGAGGCCATGTCCGATTCTATTGCCAGTAAAGTGGCAGCCACTAAGTTATTACAACAGGTTATAGAACGTTACGTAAAGGAGATTTGTAGTTACTTTAGTGTGCGCCACTATAGGTTTATAGCTACAATGACCCACCATACCTTTATTAATCTACTCAAGCCTGCTTGTTTTGGCTCCGGAGTAGAACGTTGGACTTTTCGCTACCAAAGGTTACAAGAAAAGTTTCATTTGATGGGTCAAACAGATATGCTTCGTGCATTGGCCCAAATCGGCACGCTTGTTCTAGTTCCTACACATACCAGTAATTGGGATTCTGTGGTAGTAGGATTGGCTATGAAACAATTAGGCTTGCCTCCTTTGACCTGGGGTGCCGGCTTGAATTTGTTTAATCATAAAGGGTTTCGTTATATTTTTAATAAGCTAGGCACCTATAAGGTAGATCGTCGTAAAAAGATGATACCCTACTTACAAGTACAGAAAGATTATGCCTGCCTGATACTGGAATGGGGCTGCCATATGCTATTTTATCCAGGTGGGACCCGTAGCCGCTCAGGTGCCTTAGAGTCCGATTTGAAATTAGGCTTCTTGGGTACCCCGTTTGATGCACAGGCAAATAACTTTCACAACCACGGGCCTGGTGCGAAGAAACTTTTTATTGTACCCATAGTACTCAACTACCATTGTGTTTTAGAGGCCTATCAATTGATACGTGAATCAGTTCAAGTAGAAGGTTCCGGGGCTGTTCTGGCGCAGCAAGGTTGTTGTTATACGAACCTTTTATTCAGCAAAAATATATTGTTTAAAGGCTCAGAAATATTTATTAGTATAGGTAGCCCTTTAGATGTTATGGGGAATAGGGTAGACAAGGAGGGCCGTAGTTATGATGCACAAGGTCAAGTCATAGATTTATATCAACAGTTTCTTGATCTTCCTATACAAACAGTTACTAGGAAACGTTCAGATGACTATGTACGAGCCCTTAGTCATAAAATTGTAGCAGCCTATCATCGTATAAATCCCGTATTAAGCAGCCATCTAGTAGCCTTTGTAGCCTATGAGTTGGCACAAAAAAGAGCGAGTTTTTCAATGGGTTTGAGGGATATCATCATTCCCCATGCTGATTTTATGGTAGCGTTTGCGCATACCTATAAAGCGTTACAACAGCTTTATATAGCGAAAAAAATAGATTTTAGCCCGATTGTACGGGATGGCTCGTTGGATGCGATTGCCCAAGATGGATGGACTAAATTAGGGAGCTATCATGCCCAGGCTCCATTAGTGGTAATGGAAGGTGGCGATTTGCTGATTCAAGATCTTTTGACATTATATTATTACCATAATAGACTAACTGGCTATGGCTTCGAAGCAATTGAATAA
- the dapF gene encoding diaminopimelate epimerase, whose translation MVSIQLKFAKYQAAGNDFIIINNLEDQHYTYDPIVTQQLCHRQFGIGADGIITIEQKAGCDFSLLHYNADGSQGGGLCGNGSRSAIHYAQQLGIIDQKAHFMAIDGLHTGYIANDLVHLTLQDIAVIQPLENGYFLDNGTRHYVEMVDAIQEVNMQVVGFPRRNMHPFEKEGINLNFVQLVEKDTIVVRTCECGLETEPLSCGTGVVASALVTSAYHGLNSPITVRTKGGKLQVTFRRLSDGCFSHIQLVGRVYQSFHGMVHVTTPLTEWNTL comes from the coding sequence ATGGTCTCCATACAACTTAAATTTGCCAAATACCAAGCTGCTGGAAATGATTTTATTATCATAAATAATTTAGAAGATCAGCATTATACATATGACCCTATTGTAACCCAACAGCTATGCCATCGACAATTTGGTATTGGTGCAGATGGCATCATTACCATTGAACAAAAAGCAGGTTGCGATTTTTCCCTATTGCACTACAATGCAGACGGCAGCCAAGGGGGTGGACTGTGTGGAAATGGCAGCCGATCAGCGATTCACTATGCACAGCAACTAGGCATCATAGATCAAAAAGCCCACTTTATGGCTATAGATGGCTTACACACAGGTTATATAGCTAATGACCTGGTTCACTTAACCTTACAGGATATAGCTGTCATCCAACCACTAGAGAACGGCTATTTCCTAGACAATGGTACACGCCATTATGTAGAGATGGTAGATGCGATTCAGGAGGTCAATATGCAAGTAGTTGGTTTTCCAAGGAGAAATATGCACCCATTTGAAAAAGAAGGCATTAATCTTAATTTTGTACAACTAGTTGAAAAAGATACGATTGTAGTCCGCACATGTGAGTGTGGATTGGAAACAGAACCCTTATCTTGTGGCACAGGGGTTGTTGCTAGTGCACTGGTTACCAGTGCTTATCATGGATTAAACAGCCCCATAACCGTACGCACTAAAGGTGGCAAACTGCAAGTAACCTTTAGGCGATTATCTGATGGCTGTTTTAGCCATATTCAATTGGTTGGGCGTGTCTATCAGTCTTTTCATGGCATGGTGCATGTAACCACCCCCCTTACCGAATGGAATACGCTATAA
- the ybeY gene encoding rRNA maturation RNase YbeY → MNIYYFSEKINFRLKQKRKISTWLQKVIQQEGYTLEQLNFIFCTDHYLHAKNLTYLGHDTLTDVITFPYATKPTTIWGDIYISIERVRENAKIYNRKMIEELYTVIVHGLLHLLAYNDHKPEERLIMREKECFYLNQLKEIINI, encoded by the coding sequence ATGAATATTTATTATTTCTCAGAAAAAATTAACTTTAGATTAAAACAAAAAAGAAAAATTTCTACTTGGCTACAAAAGGTTATCCAGCAAGAAGGATATACACTAGAACAGCTTAACTTTATTTTTTGTACGGATCACTATTTGCATGCTAAAAACTTAACCTATTTAGGTCATGATACGTTAACAGATGTGATTACCTTTCCATACGCCACGAAGCCCACAACCATCTGGGGGGATATCTATATAAGCATTGAACGGGTCCGTGAGAATGCAAAGATATATAACCGAAAAATGATAGAAGAACTCTATACAGTAATCGTACATGGTCTATTACACCTCTTGGCCTATAATGATCATAAACCAGAAGAACGATTGATTATGAGAGAAAAAGAATGTTTTTATCTAAACCAGTTAAAAGAAATTATAAACATTTAA
- a CDS encoding M16 family metallopeptidase, with protein MIHFEKFTLSNGLQVIVHEDPTSHIAVMNLMYDVGARDEHPLKTGFAHLFEHLMFGGSCHIPVYDTPLQQVGGDNNAYTTTDLTNYYCSLPAVNLETAFWLESDRMLGLAFNEKSLEVQRKVVVEEFKEHYLNQPYGDAWHHLTDLAYTTHPYKWPTIGQSVSHIENATMDEVKAFFYKFYRPNHAILVVAGKVTSTQVAALCKKWFEPIPAGPAYHRALPQEPEQVFPRRKVVQGDVPFPILYKAYHMPGKGMPGYYAAEVVCHLLSEGKSALLHANLVEKQALYTKIDGYTTESFDPGLLVLSGSLPQNIPFELAENALIKVLKTIQHTTPVALEKVKNQMEAQLIFGQVSLIHRAQELAIATLQGDTNLVNKKIEYIRQVDLDAIQASAEMILQEQNCSTLHYQTIS; from the coding sequence ATGATTCATTTTGAAAAATTTACTTTATCTAATGGCCTACAAGTTATTGTGCACGAAGATCCAACCAGCCACATTGCGGTAATGAACCTAATGTATGATGTAGGTGCCCGAGATGAACACCCTTTAAAAACAGGTTTTGCCCACCTATTTGAACATTTAATGTTTGGCGGCTCCTGTCATATTCCTGTTTACGATACCCCTTTACAACAAGTAGGCGGTGACAACAATGCCTATACGACTACAGACTTAACCAATTATTATTGTTCCCTACCTGCTGTTAACCTAGAAACAGCTTTTTGGCTTGAATCCGATCGCATGCTTGGGCTTGCATTTAACGAAAAATCACTTGAAGTACAACGCAAGGTAGTAGTGGAAGAGTTTAAAGAACATTACCTCAACCAACCCTATGGTGATGCATGGCACCATTTGACCGATCTAGCCTATACGACCCATCCTTACAAATGGCCCACCATTGGTCAATCAGTAAGCCACATAGAAAATGCTACTATGGATGAGGTCAAAGCCTTTTTTTACAAATTCTATAGACCCAACCATGCGATTTTAGTAGTTGCGGGTAAGGTAACCAGCACACAAGTAGCTGCATTGTGTAAAAAATGGTTTGAACCCATTCCAGCTGGCCCTGCTTACCATAGAGCTTTACCGCAAGAACCTGAGCAAGTATTCCCTAGACGAAAAGTAGTTCAGGGGGATGTCCCCTTTCCTATTTTGTATAAAGCCTACCATATGCCAGGAAAAGGCATGCCTGGCTACTATGCAGCAGAAGTAGTATGCCACTTACTCAGCGAAGGAAAGTCCGCTTTGCTACATGCCAACCTGGTAGAAAAACAAGCCCTTTACACCAAAATAGATGGCTATACCACAGAGTCATTCGACCCTGGTCTATTGGTACTTAGTGGTAGTTTACCCCAAAACATTCCATTCGAATTAGCAGAAAACGCTTTAATAAAAGTATTAAAAACCATTCAGCATACCACCCCTGTTGCATTAGAAAAGGTAAAAAATCAGATGGAAGCACAACTAATCTTTGGTCAAGTAAGCCTGATACATCGTGCACAAGAATTAGCAATAGCTACCCTACAGGGCGACACCAACTTGGTAAATAAGAAAATTGAGTATATTAGGCAAGTTGACTTAGACGCGATTCAAGCAAGTGCTGAAATGATTTTACAAGAGCAAAATTGTAGTACGCTCCACTACCAAACCATTTCGTAA